A single genomic interval of Rubripirellula reticaptiva harbors:
- a CDS encoding TraM recognition domain-containing protein, with amino-acid sequence MDADGNDIAYPVSDLEETNWLITGAPGSMKSVLAVSWMAQYIKHPDHAVVMVDLGGDLAGYHALKSKADAAGKPSYLICLDETVDCDGWDMLKNTPVFKLDPKRAVPGLMGALRLQSGEGYPNTFWSRHSAADVNKAVDGLKAIDKWSFEDLAEQLRQNDAESKNKGQVSEAFLAAEELCRYTRAMSSRERQLLIGQAIEEAALIYFFVPSGIEGGAARSIAAAANWCVMIEAALRFDSEAASKRTIHLVVDEFAQIASSGSTTESILNLARKWNVQLTLILQSIAQVPDDLQSVLRTNCQQAIFDAFTRDEQEHLRSLSLDVYQQGQRSMSVSGIDMPTQTQNEQVEPSLTRNEILEVSGIKSQFFLALKLGNGYQQPVVAKVKPAISLEEHNIYKQMPLPRLGTPLSVPSRTDAKQFESVPDPALLELMNRIKSEQTWWR; translated from the coding sequence TTGGACGCTGACGGAAATGACATTGCCTATCCCGTCAGTGATTTAGAAGAAACGAATTGGTTGATCACCGGGGCCCCTGGTTCAATGAAATCCGTATTGGCCGTTTCTTGGATGGCCCAGTACATCAAGCACCCAGACCATGCAGTGGTCATGGTGGACTTGGGCGGTGACTTAGCCGGTTACCACGCATTGAAGTCCAAGGCCGATGCAGCGGGCAAACCGTCCTACCTAATATGCCTTGATGAAACCGTCGATTGTGACGGATGGGACATGTTGAAAAACACTCCGGTATTCAAGCTTGATCCAAAGCGAGCAGTACCGGGACTAATGGGAGCACTCAGGCTTCAAAGCGGTGAAGGTTACCCAAACACATTTTGGTCACGTCATTCGGCAGCAGACGTGAACAAGGCCGTCGATGGACTTAAGGCAATCGACAAGTGGTCTTTTGAGGACTTAGCCGAACAACTTCGGCAAAACGATGCCGAGTCCAAGAACAAGGGTCAAGTCAGCGAGGCGTTTCTTGCAGCCGAAGAACTTTGTCGGTACACGCGAGCGATGTCGAGCAGAGAGCGGCAGCTCTTAATCGGCCAAGCCATTGAAGAGGCGGCATTGATTTACTTCTTTGTTCCCTCAGGCATTGAGGGAGGAGCCGCCAGAAGCATAGCTGCTGCCGCAAACTGGTGCGTGATGATTGAAGCCGCCCTTCGTTTTGATTCCGAAGCAGCTAGTAAACGAACAATCCACCTTGTTGTGGATGAGTTTGCACAAATTGCCTCGTCAGGCTCCACGACGGAATCGATCCTCAACCTTGCCCGCAAGTGGAACGTGCAACTGACGCTAATCCTGCAATCAATTGCACAAGTGCCGGACGACCTGCAATCGGTACTTCGGACCAATTGCCAGCAAGCAATATTTGACGCCTTCACTCGTGACGAGCAGGAGCATCTTCGCTCGCTTAGCTTAGACGTGTACCAGCAAGGTCAAAGAAGCATGAGCGTATCGGGCATTGATATGCCTACGCAAACTCAAAACGAACAAGTTGAGCCCTCACTTACCAGAAACGAAATCCTGGAAGTCTCTGGCATCAAGAGCCAGTTCTTCCTCGCTCTGAAGCTGGGAAATGGCTACCAGCAACCTGTGGTTGCAAAGGTCAAGCCTGCAATCAGCCTGGAGGAGCACAACATCTACAAGCAGATGCCGCTTCCGCGTTTAGGTACGCCGCTTTCTGTTCCAAGCCGCACTGATGCCAAGCAATTTGAATCAGTTCCAGACCCGGCACTTCTTGAGCTGATGAATCGCATCAAGTCAGAGCAGACTTGGTGGCGGTGA
- a CDS encoding helix-turn-helix domain-containing protein: protein MVSVKEMAKILGVSPKTIYAMAEGEQIPFFRIGTGRGTLRFEVEEVKAALRQEAAGQGSSEPLKRAPSRHLS from the coding sequence ATGGTCAGCGTAAAAGAGATGGCAAAAATTCTCGGGGTCAGCCCGAAAACGATCTACGCCATGGCAGAGGGCGAGCAGATTCCGTTTTTCCGCATCGGGACGGGACGAGGAACACTTCGCTTTGAAGTCGAGGAGGTAAAAGCGGCGCTCAGGCAGGAGGCAGCTGGGCAAGGATCTTCGGAACCGCTTAAGAGAGCCCCTTCTCGTCACCTCAGCTAA
- a CDS encoding ankyrin repeat domain-containing protein, whose translation MTAKDCVGRGVLEVALRSGQPEMARELIQLGADPNGAIGKREDRVIHRAARTGDIGILAVLLEAGVCSDSIGTRRKTPLHLVAEHGFQFMAQILLDKDANPDTTDAAGNTPLHFAGRRGDFPMVKLLLKHHATATITNNELYTPIHDAAAAGHTEVAQAMLQHEDSLSSRFRSSSIPDRVRKVAERHGQLETAMAIQDTWLAPA comes from the coding sequence ATGACTGCCAAGGATTGCGTCGGGCGAGGCGTTCTCGAAGTCGCGTTAAGATCAGGGCAGCCTGAAATGGCGAGGGAACTGATTCAGCTTGGGGCAGATCCAAACGGGGCAATCGGAAAACGAGAGGATCGAGTGATCCATCGTGCAGCGCGGACCGGAGACATCGGCATTCTCGCCGTCCTGCTGGAAGCGGGCGTCTGTTCAGACTCAATAGGGACAAGGCGCAAAACGCCCCTTCATCTGGTCGCCGAGCACGGGTTCCAGTTCATGGCACAGATTCTGTTGGACAAAGATGCGAATCCAGACACAACGGACGCAGCTGGAAACACCCCGCTCCACTTCGCAGGACGCCGTGGCGACTTTCCGATGGTGAAGCTTCTCCTGAAGCATCACGCAACGGCGACGATCACCAACAACGAACTATACACCCCGATTCACGACGCCGCCGCAGCTGGTCATACCGAGGTCGCACAGGCAATGCTCCAGCACGAAGACTCACTCAGTTCTCGCTTCCGGTCATCGTCCATTCCTGACCGCGTCCGCAAAGTCGCCGAACGGCATGGGCAGTTGGAAACCGCGATGGCAATTCAAGACACTTGGCTTGCCCCCGCTTGA